The Triticum aestivum cultivar Chinese Spring chromosome 3A, IWGSC CS RefSeq v2.1, whole genome shotgun sequence genome includes a region encoding these proteins:
- the LOC123059379 gene encoding NAC domain-containing protein 92-like, whose protein sequence is MEEETNLGGAGGVEVKEEEGVESFEPTEDELVLHFLRPQLRGFAPRVAGAVVEADPCAAPPWDLLERHGLLRRGHGYFFHARRRGKGGPVQVRRTPLGGGGTWMHSGNREDRRSVTELGVVARWSMTRYCFYARDSAQGRRSTGWVMSEYEITDPRCYRRADDGEEEEYWVLCHVRRSTRKNVKPRSRRR, encoded by the coding sequence ATGGAGGAGGAGACAAATCTGGGCGGCGCCGGCGGAGTggaggtgaaggaggaggagggggtcgagtCGTTCGAGCCGACAGAGGACGAGCTGGTGCTGCACTTCCTGCGGCCGCAGCTGCGCGGGTTCGCGCCGCGCGTGGCgggcgcggtggtggaggcggaCCCGTGCGCGGCGCCGCCGTGGGACCTTCTGGAGCGGCACGGGCTGCTGCGGCGCGGTCACGGCTACTTCTTCCATGCGCGGCGGCGCGGGAAGGGGGGCCCGGTGCAGGTGCGGCGCACCccgttgggcggcggcggcacgtGGATGCACAGCGGCAACAGGGAGGACCGGCGGTCCGTGACGGAGCTGGGCGTGGTGGCGCGGTGGTCCATGACGCGCTACTGCTTCTACGCCCGGGACAGTGCGCAGGGGCGGCGGAGCACCGGGTGGGTCATGTCCGAGTACGAGATCACGGACCCGCGGTGCTACCGCCGCGccgacgacggcgaggaggaggagtacTGGGTGCTCTGCCACGTCCGCCGCAGCACCAGGAAGAACGTCAAGCCGCGCTCGCGGAGGCGGTAG